The Anabaena sp. PCC 7108 region CAAAATAGGTTTATTGAATATTGGCGAAGAAGATACTAAAGGTAATGAAGTAGCTCTCCGCGCTCACCAGCTATTAAGGGAAAATACCCAAATTAATTTTACTGGCAATGCGGAAGGACGAGATGTCCTATCTGGTGAATTTGATGTGATTGTCTGCGATGGCTTTGTAGGTAATATTTTACTAAAATTTGCCGAAGCCGTGGGCGGAGTAATTCTGCAAATTCTGCGGGAAGAACTACCCCAAGGTTTACATGGTCAAATTGGTACGGCAATTTTAAAACCCAACCTTAAGCGCGTTAAACAGCGCATGGATCACGCCGAACATGGAGGTGCTTTACTTTTAGGTGTAGATGGAATTTGTTTTATCGGTCATGGCAGTTCCCAAGCGCCTTCAATTTTTAGTGCTATTCGCATGGCCAAAGAAGCTGTAGACAATCAGGTACTGCAAAGATTACAGTCCCAATATCAAATCCTACAGAGTGAGAGCGATTAGCTAGAAGTCATTTGTCATTAGTCATTTATACTGGTAAGAACTAAAACTGATAAATGACAACTGACAATTGACAAAAATACTGATAGCTGGAGAAATTAAGAGTGCCAATATTCAACGGTGTCGCAATTACAGGCAGTGGCTCGGCAGTACCAGCAACTACCTTAGATAACCAATTACTAACTCAACTGGTAGAAACTTCAGATGAGTGGATCACCACAAGAACCGGAATTAGTCAAAGGCGGATAGCATTGTCGCCTGATTCATTAACTTCACTTGCTACTACTGCTAGTCAACAGGCTATTGCAGCAGCAGGGATTAATGCAGAGGATATTGATTTAATTTTGCTGGCAACTTCTACCCCTGATGATTTATTTGGTAGTGCTTGCCGGATTCAAGCTCAGATAGGTGCTGTCAAAGCAGTTGCTTTTGACTTAACAGCAGCTTGTTCTGGTTTTGTATTTGGACTAGTCACAGCCGCACAATACATTAGAACAGGTGTTTATCAAAATGTACTGCTGATAGGGGGAGATATCCTCTCTCGTTGGGTAGATTGGCAAGATCGGCGGACTTGTGTATTGTTCGGTGATGGTGCTGGGGCTGTAGTCTTACAGGCTAATAAGAGCGATCGCTTATTAGGATTTTCTCTAAAAAGTGACGGTACTCAAAATCATTATCTCAACCTCGGTTATCACGGTTCTACCCAAGAACTGAGTCCAGGTATAAATGTCACTAAAGGAACTTATCAACCTATCAGCATGAACGGTAAAGAAGTCTACCGCTTTGCTGTCCAAAAAGTCCCAGAAGTTATAGACAAAGCCTTATTTGCAGCTAATCTTAAAGTGGAAAATATAGATTGGCTAGTATTACATCAAGCAAATCAAAGGATTATCAACTCCGTTGCTGAACGCTTAGAGATTCCCGAACATAAAGTCATCAGCAATGTCGCCAACTATGGTAACACCTCCGCCGCATCTATCCCACTGGCATTAGATGAAGCAGTGCGAGCAGGCAAAATTAAACCCAATGATATCATTGCTACCTCCGGCTTTGGAGCAGGTCTGACCTGGGGTGCAGCAGTTTTTCAATGGGGAAGATAAATCAAGTCAAAAGTCAAAAGTCAAAAGTAGAGAATTAATACTAATAATCAATGACAACTGACAACCGACAACTAACAACTGACCACTGACTAATAACAAATGACTAAAACTGCATGGGTGTTTCCCGGACAAGGTTCTCAAGCATTGGGAATGGGAATAGACTTGTTAAATCTACCATCTGCCAAAGAAAAATTTATTCAAGCTGAGGCAATTTTGGGCTGGTCTG contains the following coding sequences:
- a CDS encoding beta-ketoacyl-ACP synthase 3: MPIFNGVAITGSGSAVPATTLDNQLLTQLVETSDEWITTRTGISQRRIALSPDSLTSLATTASQQAIAAAGINAEDIDLILLATSTPDDLFGSACRIQAQIGAVKAVAFDLTAACSGFVFGLVTAAQYIRTGVYQNVLLIGGDILSRWVDWQDRRTCVLFGDGAGAVVLQANKSDRLLGFSLKSDGTQNHYLNLGYHGSTQELSPGINVTKGTYQPISMNGKEVYRFAVQKVPEVIDKALFAANLKVENIDWLVLHQANQRIINSVAERLEIPEHKVISNVANYGNTSAASIPLALDEAVRAGKIKPNDIIATSGFGAGLTWGAAVFQWGR